The following coding sequences lie in one Labrus bergylta chromosome 13, fLabBer1.1, whole genome shotgun sequence genomic window:
- the LOC109985185 gene encoding transmembrane protein 237A produces the protein MPTVKSKKKKPKKEVSVGEEQGEVALDMEMEEVTNKSQSDSREPLTPELQDPAPQRKKKKKRAATIDQEVDHADTPNGDTAEPAIDEDETPVAVTRKTKRKKKAKTTEHYSNDLGVEDDDIVTDAQSPIPQHSLFSAPHGQSQPVGRVFVERNRRFQAERVDHLRHSEMMDDYLDPRPLWTTRDVAMKVHSSFRVIGLFSHGFLAGYAVWNIIVVYVLAGEQMTTLPNLLNQYHPLAYPAQSLLYLLLAISTVSAFDRVNLAKASMALRGFLTLDPAALASFLYFIALILSLSQQMTSDRINLYPTANETLWPPGSEQQILRPWIVVNLVVALLVGMAWAVVSTRPDIDYTEEFLMTMEVESYPRGEENMDNPA, from the exons TGGCTCTAGATATGGAGATGGAGGAAGTGACCAATAAGAGCCAATCAGACAGCAGGGAACCCTTGACTCCAGAGCTGCAGGATCCAGcaccacagaggaagaagaagaagaagagagcagCTACTATTG ATCAGGAAGTAGATCACGCCGACACGCCAAACGGTGACACGGCCGAGCCAGCCATCGACGAAGACGAGACGCCCGTCGCTGTGACCAGAAAGACCAAAAGAAAGAA GAAGGCGAAGACGACGGAGCACTACAGCAACGACCTCGGAGTCGAAGACGACGATATCGTCACAGACGCCCAGTCACCGATCCCCCAGCATTCCCTGTTCTCGGCCCCACACGGACAGAGCCAGCCGGTCGGAAGAGTGTTTGTAGAGAGGAACA gaCGTTTCCAGGCAGAACGAGTCGATCATCTCCGACACTCTGAGATGATGGACGACTACCTAGACCCCAGACCCCTCTGGACCACCAGAGACGTCGCCATGAAGGTCCATAGCAGCTTCAG GGTGATTGGTCTGTTCTCTCACGGGTTCCTGGCGGGGTACGCCGTGTGGAACATCATAGTTGTGTATGTGTTGGCGGGCGAGCAGATGACCACGCTACCCAATCTGCTGAACCAATACCACCCATTGGCTTATCCCGCCCAGTCCCTGCTTTACCTGCTGCTCGCCATCAGCACCGTGTCCGCCTtcgacag AGTGAACCTGGCCAAAGCCTCCATGGCTCTGAGAGGATTCCTCACTCTCGACCCCGCTGCTCTGGCTTCTTTCT tgtATTTCATAGCCCTGATCCTCTCCCTCAGCCAGCAAATGACCAGCGACCGCATCAACCTCTATCCTACAGCCAACGAGACTCTGTG GCCCCCAGGTTCAGAGCAGCAGATCCTGCGGCCCTGGATTGTGGTGAACCTGGTGGTGGCGCTGTTGGTGGGCATGGCCTGGGCTGTCGTCTCCACACGGCCGGACATCGACTACACAGAAG AGTTTTTGATGACAATGGAAGTGGAGTCATAccccagaggagaggagaacatGGATAACCCTGCCTGA